One window of Flavobacteriales bacterium genomic DNA carries:
- the ade gene encoding adenine deaminase yields the protein MTKTSIKGNLVDIPARRMYAAEVVIEDGRIARISELSEPVQGFILPGFVDAHVHVESSMLIPSEFARLAVTHGTVATVSDPHEIGNVLGVEGVEFMIANGKKTPFHFYFGAPSCVPATVFETAGDAIDAAQVGALLEKPEVLYLSEMMNFPGVLHGDAEVMKKIAHAHRLGKPVDGHAPGLRGEDARRYIAAGISTDHECFTSEEAQDKLKHGMKILIREGSAAKNFEALIDLLRDHPDEMMFCSDDKHPDSLVENHINVLCVRAVAKGIDIYNVLQAACVNPVEHYKLPIGRLCEGDPADLIVVEDLVNFRVRCTYLDGVLVAENGKSLIPSVKEERPNRFHCTTKTPQDFAVPATNDELLVITALDGQLITGKELMPGKVENDQFMADPSRDLLKIAVVNRYKDTKPAIGWIKNFGLKRGAIAGSVAHDSHNIVAVGTNDDDLCKAINLVIEARGGVSLADGDTKNILPLPVAGIMTDADAYEVAQAYSKIDAQAKVLGSMLGAPYMTLSFMALLVIPHLKMSDLGLFDGDAFRLV from the coding sequence ATGACCAAAACATCCATCAAGGGTAACCTCGTCGACATTCCTGCCCGCCGCATGTACGCAGCGGAGGTGGTGATCGAGGACGGGCGGATCGCCCGCATCTCGGAATTGAGCGAACCCGTGCAGGGCTTCATCCTGCCGGGCTTTGTGGATGCGCACGTGCATGTGGAAAGCAGCATGCTGATCCCGAGCGAATTCGCACGCTTGGCGGTGACGCACGGTACGGTGGCCACGGTGAGCGACCCGCACGAGATCGGCAATGTGCTGGGCGTGGAGGGCGTGGAGTTCATGATCGCCAACGGCAAGAAAACGCCGTTCCATTTCTACTTCGGTGCGCCGAGCTGCGTGCCCGCCACCGTGTTCGAGACCGCCGGTGACGCTATCGATGCCGCACAAGTAGGCGCGTTGTTGGAGAAGCCGGAGGTGCTTTACCTCAGCGAGATGATGAACTTCCCCGGCGTGCTGCACGGCGATGCGGAGGTGATGAAAAAGATCGCGCATGCGCACCGCCTCGGGAAGCCCGTGGACGGCCATGCACCCGGCCTGCGCGGTGAGGATGCCCGGCGCTACATCGCCGCAGGTATCAGCACCGACCATGAGTGCTTCACCTCGGAAGAGGCGCAGGACAAGCTGAAACACGGCATGAAGATCCTGATCCGCGAGGGCAGTGCCGCGAAGAACTTCGAGGCGCTGATCGACCTGTTGCGCGATCATCCTGATGAGATGATGTTCTGCAGCGACGACAAGCATCCGGACAGCTTGGTGGAGAACCACATCAATGTGCTTTGCGTGCGGGCCGTGGCCAAAGGCATCGACATCTACAACGTGCTGCAGGCAGCCTGCGTGAACCCGGTGGAGCACTACAAGCTGCCCATCGGTAGGCTGTGCGAAGGCGACCCGGCGGACCTGATCGTGGTGGAGGATCTCGTGAACTTCCGCGTGCGCTGCACCTACCTCGATGGTGTGCTGGTGGCGGAAAATGGCAAGAGTCTGATCCCCTCGGTAAAGGAGGAACGGCCGAACCGATTTCATTGCACGACCAAAACGCCACAGGATTTTGCCGTGCCGGCGACCAACGACGAGCTACTGGTGATCACGGCGCTGGACGGGCAATTGATCACGGGGAAAGAGCTGATGCCGGGCAAGGTGGAGAACGATCAATTCATGGCGGATCCTTCACGCGACCTGTTGAAGATCGCCGTGGTGAACCGCTACAAGGACACGAAGCCCGCGATCGGCTGGATCAAGAACTTCGGGCTGAAGCGAGGGGCCATCGCGGGCAGCGTGGCGCATGACAGCCACAACATCGTGGCCGTGGGCACCAACGATGACGACCTCTGCAAGGCCATCAACTTGGTGATCGAAGCGCGCGGCGGGGTGAGCTTGGCGGACGGCGATACCAAGAACATCCTACCGTTGCCGGTGGCCGGGATCATGACCGATGCCGACGCCTACGAGGTGGCCCAGGCCTATTCGAAGATCGACGCGCAGGCGAAGGTGCTGGGTTCCATGCTCGGTGCGCCTTACATGACGTTGAGCTTCATGGCGCTGCTGGTGATCCCGCACCTGAAGATGAGCGACCTCGGATTGTTCGACGGGGACGCCTTCCGGTTGGTTTAG
- a CDS encoding transposase — protein MGDRYAIRHPNDLYFLTFTVVDWMDVFTRLAHRQLLVDSLNYCIRNKGLIVYAWVVMSNHIHMVAYAEEGKKMGDLIRDFKRHTSNAVRKSIETGPESRREWLLDRMAFTARKTKRTDNYKLWQDGSHAMDIFSMDFLQQKIDYIHNNPVRNGLVDLPEHYRFSSARDYYTEEKGLVDIEMI, from the coding sequence ATGGGTGATCGCTATGCCATTCGCCATCCGAACGACCTGTATTTCCTCACGTTCACCGTGGTCGACTGGATGGATGTCTTCACACGCTTGGCGCATCGTCAATTACTGGTGGACAGCTTGAACTACTGCATCCGCAACAAAGGACTGATCGTGTATGCTTGGGTGGTGATGAGCAATCACATTCATATGGTGGCCTATGCGGAAGAAGGAAAGAAGATGGGCGACCTGATCCGCGACTTCAAACGGCATACTTCCAATGCAGTGCGGAAGAGCATTGAGACCGGACCTGAAAGCCGCCGTGAGTGGCTGTTAGACCGGATGGCGTTCACCGCACGTAAGACAAAGCGTACCGATAATTACAAGCTCTGGCAGGACGGAAGCCACGCCATGGACATCTTCTCCATGGATTTCCTCCAACAAAAGATCGACTACATCCATAACAACCCGGTCCGGAACGGATTGGTGGACCTGCCGGAACATTATCGCTTCAGCTCGGCACGTGATTATTACACCGAGGAGAAAGGGCTTGTGGATATTGAGATGATCTGA
- a CDS encoding TIGR00730 family Rossman fold protein, whose amino-acid sequence MKSIVVFCGSSAGHDPEFLVSAKALGATIASRGARLIYGGAKVGLMGCIADAALAQGSEVIGILPRFLSIKEVAHEGLTQLLIVENMHERKTKMFELGDAFIAMPGGFGTLEELFEVVTWAQLGLHQKPIGVLNVNGFYDPLMAQLDHMVSKGLLKQRNRDLIMIDSAVDGLLAKMEAYEPGPEKKWISDLDQV is encoded by the coding sequence ATGAAGAGCATCGTTGTATTCTGCGGTTCCAGTGCAGGCCATGATCCCGAATTCCTCGTTTCCGCCAAGGCATTGGGTGCCACGATCGCATCGCGAGGAGCGCGGCTGATCTATGGCGGAGCAAAGGTCGGCCTCATGGGCTGTATTGCCGATGCCGCACTGGCACAGGGCAGTGAGGTCATCGGCATCCTTCCCCGCTTCCTGTCGATCAAGGAGGTGGCGCATGAGGGGTTGACGCAGCTCCTCATCGTGGAGAACATGCACGAGCGGAAGACCAAGATGTTCGAGCTGGGCGATGCGTTCATTGCCATGCCCGGAGGCTTCGGCACACTGGAGGAACTCTTCGAGGTGGTGACCTGGGCGCAGCTCGGCCTCCATCAAAAGCCCATCGGCGTCTTGAACGTGAACGGCTTCTATGATCCGCTGATGGCCCAGCTCGATCACATGGTGAGCAAGGGTTTGCTGAAGCAGCGGAACCGCGACCTGATCATGATCGACAGCGCGGTGGACGGCCTGTTGGCTAAGATGGAAGCGTATGAACCTGGTCCGGAGAAGAAGTGGATCTCGGATCTGGACCAGGTCTGA
- a CDS encoding SDR family oxidoreductase translates to MKDLSGKVVMITGGASGIGKIMARLMLERQAKVVIWDIDQASIDKTISEFSNQGEVFGFKVDVSNVEQVQETAQRVKQETGVVDVVINSAGIIVGKFFHEHTAADIAHTLNINVAGSMYVAKAFLDGMLAQNAGHICNIASSGGLISNPKMSVYAASKWAVIGWSDSLRLEMKQMKKDVHVTTIMPYYIHTGMFEGVRSRIPILEPEAAALTIVKAIERNKTMVTIPGYIYRVTRFFQAILPIAVFDWFTGSVLGIYKTMEHFVGRKK, encoded by the coding sequence ATGAAGGACCTAAGCGGAAAAGTCGTCATGATCACCGGTGGAGCCTCCGGCATCGGCAAGATCATGGCCCGCCTCATGCTGGAGCGCCAAGCCAAGGTGGTCATCTGGGATATTGACCAAGCCAGCATTGATAAAACCATATCCGAATTTTCTAACCAAGGCGAGGTCTTTGGCTTCAAAGTCGATGTGTCCAATGTTGAGCAAGTACAAGAAACCGCCCAAAGAGTGAAGCAGGAGACAGGTGTGGTTGACGTGGTGATCAACAGCGCTGGGATCATCGTCGGCAAGTTCTTCCACGAACACACAGCCGCAGACATTGCGCATACCCTGAACATCAACGTGGCTGGATCCATGTATGTCGCGAAGGCGTTCCTGGATGGCATGCTCGCTCAAAACGCTGGGCACATCTGTAATATCGCATCCTCCGGAGGGCTGATCTCAAATCCGAAGATGTCGGTGTACGCCGCCAGCAAATGGGCTGTGATCGGCTGGTCGGACAGCTTGCGATTGGAAATGAAGCAGATGAAGAAGGACGTGCATGTCACTACCATCATGCCGTATTACATCCATACGGGCATGTTCGAGGGCGTGCGGTCGAGGATCCCGATCCTCGAACCCGAGGCCGCAGCGCTTACGATCGTAAAAGCCATAGAGCGGAATAAAACGATGGTGACGATCCCTGGCTATATCTACAGGGTCACCCGGTTCTTCCAAGCAATACTGCCCATCGCTGTTTTTGACTGGTTCACTGGTAGCGTGTTGGGGATCTATAAGACAATGGAGCATTTCGTTGGTCGCAAGAAATAG